One Clostridia bacterium DNA segment encodes these proteins:
- a CDS encoding response regulator: MQRTALVVEDNPLNMELIEELLLAKGWTVLKAYDVEEARQVVAAGLPDLIFLDIQLPGQDGLSYAAQLRMEYGAKVPPLIAITAQAMKGDGDKILAAGFDYYLPKPFEFAQFYRIIDEALNSR; encoded by the coding sequence ATGCAGCGCACAGCTCTGGTGGTGGAAGATAACCCGCTGAACATGGAGCTCATCGAGGAGTTGCTGCTGGCTAAGGGTTGGACAGTGCTGAAAGCCTATGATGTGGAAGAAGCCAGGCAAGTGGTGGCCGCGGGTTTACCTGATCTCATTTTCCTGGATATCCAACTGCCGGGACAGGATGGCTTGAGCTATGCCGCCCAGTTGCGGATGGAATACGGGGCCAAGGTGCCGCCGTTAATCGCCATCACGGCCCAGGCCATGAAAGGTGACGGGGACAAAATCCTGGCGGCTGGATTTGATTATTACTTGCCCAAACCTTTTGAATTTGCCCAGTTTTACCGGATTATCGACGAGGCCTTAAACAGCCGGTGA